AATAAATTTATTTGGTATTTCAAAATTTTATTATAGAATATTATCAGTGGTTATAGCGCAAGGGATCACCTGATACCATTCCGAACTCAGTAGTTAAGTCTTGTAGTGCCGACGATACCAGAGATGGGAAAATAGGGAGCTGCTATTTTTTTATGCTTTTTTTGAGATATGTATAATTAAATAGTAGTTTTGGAGGTAATGTGAAGAAAATTTTATTAGCTACTAGTATTGTTGTTCCGTCAGTTATGTCTGCTGTTTCATGTCAAAAATCAGAAACAATTCGCAGCGAGATAAAAGCCTATACTTATATTGATTTTTTAAAATTATTGCCAAATAATAACCAATTAATTATCATTGAAAATGACTTAAGCGCTACTGAAGCTTTTGCTAATTATTTTATTTATGATAAATTTATTCAAACTGAATCTATTGAATCTGATTGACCTGATAATATTAATGTGTTAAAAATTTCAAGTATTTTTAACAAAAAATTTTTCGAGAAAAAATTTCTTATATATGTTGGCGGAAAAAACACGAATTTTTTTACCTTAAATAATGGTGGAATTCTTGCTAAAACTCAAATACCATTCGATATTAGCCAAAATAATGAAGTAATTTGAAGCAATAGGGAACATTTATCATTGATTGAAAAATTTCCGAAGATAAAACTACCTAATGAATTTGATAATTATTTAAATCATTCAATTGATGAATTATATTTAGTGTTTGATCGTAAAGACTATGTCAGGGTTTTGAATTTAATAAATAAAAGTACCATAGAAAAAAATTCAAAATAAAATCTATGAAAGGCAACTATGAAAAAAATTAGGTTAGAAAAATTTATTTGTCATTCCACTAGATATACTCGCAAAGATATTGTCAGATTATTAAAAAATGGGATGATAAGCGTGAACGGACAAATTATAAATAAAATAGTTAATATTGATCCTTTTAAGGATAACGTTAAGGTTTGTGATAGCAAAATTAAATACGAAAAACACCACTATTATATGTTTAATAAACCTTCGGGTTATTTGTGTGCGAACAGCGATTTTAGATCAAAAACAATTTTTGATTTGATTGATTTAAAACCCACGCAATATTTTAGTGTTGGAAGACTAGACAAGGACACTGAGGGATTATTAATATTAACTGATGATGGTAAGTGAGCGAATTGGGTATTAAAGCCCCAAAATCATATTCCAAAAACATACTTCCTTGAAATTGATAAAGAATTTGATGAAAACATACTCAATCATTCTGGTCCTATAAAAATTGATGGTTATGAAGTGACTAAATATGATTTTAAATTCCTAAATAACAAACAATGCGAACTAACTATTTATGAAGGCAAATATCATCAAGTAAAACAAATGTTGAACTATTTCGGTTTCAATGTTGTTTATTTGAAAAGAATTAAATTTGGTGATTTGGAACTGTCAAAAAATCTAAAATCTGGGTCTTTAATTGAAATAAATACTGACCAAAAAACACTCTTGAAAATTATTTAACAAACATTCAGTAAGTGTTTGTTTTTTATTGACCATTACAATTGATTTACCACTTATTTTGGAAAATAAATTGTATATTTTTGGACAGTAGTTGTATAATTTTTTAGTTTCAAGGATATTCCTTGTTATTTTTCTCTTTTCAAAAACAATATATTTGTTATTTAACTTTAAAATAGGAGGTGTTATGAAAAAAAGACTATTACTGGTTAGTCCAATAGTAATTACATCTATTGCGAATGTTGCTATGAATATGAATGACTCAATAGATAAAAAGTTATATAAAAATGGTGACTTAACCTATGTTGCTGATAGTGGTGTGGTTAATGATATAAACAAAGTGCAAGCAAGTGATTGAATGTCACAAATCCCAGATAATAAAAGTTTTTTCTCTTTAAGTATTCCAGGGACACACGACTCAACGATGTACAATGGTTACGGAATTTCGTATGCTTTTGGTTGACAATACGCTTTGACTCAATACTACAATTTCCAAGACCAATTAAAACTCGGAATACGTGCATTTGACTTGAGAATGCAAAACGACGGAAAATTAGTTCATGGTCCAGTTAATTCAAATCAAGTATTTAGAGACGCTATTCGCGATTTCGCCACCTTTTTGGATAAGCATCCTACTGAATTTATTGTAGCTAGAGTAAAAGACGAATATTTTAATGTTGATAAAGATTGGCAAGCACAACAAGCAAATAAAATTTACAACGATGTTTTGAATGAATTTGAAAAATATCTATACAACCCGAGTGGAAAATCATTTTGAGATCTTTCTGATGAAGGTTTCAATGTTGAAAAATTTAGAGGCAAAATTGTTATTTTAAACCATTGACACCATAAGGTTAATACAAGTCCGAGAGGTGGATTTATGTATAAGTTTGTCACATCTTCACAAACTGTTCAAGATAATTATGACAGTATAAATTCTATTGATGAAAAAGTTAAATATGTTACACAAGCAATGGAAAAAGCAGATAATCGTAACATTCATGAAACTGATTTGCATGTAAATTTTTTGTCTATGGCTAGTGGTTGAAGACCTTTTTCATCTTCTCAGCAAGTTAATCCAGCAGTCAATAAGTGATTGAACGAACATAATGATTTGGGTACCTTAGGAATTGTATATATGGATTATCCAGGACCTGCTTTGATACAATCAGTTTACCGGACTAATTTTAATTACAAAGATGATTATTTAAATAATGGAGGTTTAGGACCTCTGATGTATCAAATTTCAACTGATAGTGTATATGAAGGTGATAATACAATCACGATAAACACTTCTAATAATCCATCTAGTTATAAAAACGCAACATTTGAAATAGTGGTCGATGAAAAAACAATCAAAAAAATTGTAGTTTCCGCTGAATTTGATTCTAATAACTTAATTATTGAGTTAGGTCCAGATTATAGTTTCAATATAAGCAATAAGTTAAAAGTTTTAGCGTATAAATTAACACCTAATTATGGTTGATATGAACCCAAAAAATATAATAAAAAAGAATTATCAATCGAAATTTTAAGAGATGATTTGCTTCATGATAAACTATCCTTAATCGATAAAATTAAGTCGACTCAAAGATACTACGAACAGGAATATCCTCAAATTTACAATTACATTGATGAAAAATTTATAAAAAGAATACAAGGTTTAAGCAGAAATCAAACTAATTCAAGAGCAGATCTAAACGATATAAACTCAAAATGAGACTTAATTTCTCAACAAATGGATTCGCTTATTGATGATTTAGCTAATTTTTCTGATAGCCAAAATGAACTTAAATACACTAATTTAACTTCGACTTTTAATAAGCAAAACACAAACAATATAACAAATTTTACTAAAGAAATTAACTCGGAATTGAATAGTATTTTTAATCCTGAAGAATCTGCTGTAATTACAGTTGTTAAAATTAGTAATTTTTCAAATAAATTAAAAAAGTACAGATGAATAAGTAAGTATTTACCAACAATTGTAAATGACTTTAAAATTTTAAATATAGCAAAAATAAAATCTGATTTTGAAAATAGTTTTGCAGAATATGATTTTGCAAAATTTTACTGAATTCAAAAATTAACTGAGGCAAATAATAAACCTAACGAAATATTTGAAGAATTAATCAGCAAAGAGAATCCTGATGAAGTTATGAATCTTGCAAGAAATTTAAGCGACAAAATGAGTACAGATTTAAGTTCACTTAAATTACAAATTAGGAAAGTAAACACCATTTTATCTGTTTTTTCAGAATATTTTAAAGAAGAAAATGAAATTTTGCTGCCTCATTTTGTGGACCAAATAAAAGAAAAAATCATTGATTATTGATACAATCCTGATTTAACTATTAGTGAAGCAGAATCCTTTAAAAAGAAATTAAATTTATTAAAAAAACTAACGAAAGATACCGATTCTTTTAAAGAACGAAATAATTTTATGTTAAATTCTTCTGATAAAAGTTCTTATTTGAAGCTAATTGAGGAATCCAATAATGCTTTAAGTGATAATAATCCGGATATACTGAATTTACAATTCATTGAGGAAAAAATTTCGGCATTAAATTTAGTTATGCAATCTATTTCGGACTCAACAAAAGTTTATAATCAAATTTTATCTTCATTTAATAATTCGCAATTAATTGTTGCTGGTCATAAAAAAATCTTAAAAGAAAAATTAGATAGATTAGAAATTTATACCGATTCAACCACGAACGAAATTAAAAATGAAATTAGTTCATTAATTTCAGATAATTATGTTGTGAAGTTAAAAGCATTTAAAAATCTAAATTCTCCTCAATCTGATGAATTTTTGAAACAAATTTCAATTACATTGAATGAAAAAGAGATTAATAATACATTTACAATTTATGAAATACTAAATCAAAAAATGAATGTGCTAATTATTGAAAAAAATAAATTTAATAATTTAAACACAATTAAAGGCTTCGAATTTTTAAACCCCACTGAACAAAATGATCTTAAAGCATTACTTTCAACAATTAATGAAGAAATGAACCATTTTATTGACACAGGCAAAATTGACGAATTTATTGCTAAATTGAGTAAATACGACAAAATATTCAATATTGATAAAACGATTTCGGACTTTAATAATTTAATTTCAGATTCATCGCAATTGTATCAATTTGAAAAGAATATTTTTATGGAGAAGCTGTCTTCAATAAAGAATTTTAATGAATTTAATGAATTAAAAACAGCTTTCAAATCAAGAGAAACTGCCAATGAGCCTTTAAAAGACAAACAAACATTTACTTCTTTTTCAAAGAGTCAGTTTGCCAAAGCAATTAATGATCTTTTAAGCACCAGATCCAAACAAACTTATGATGAAATAAAAAATAAATATTTAAATTTGTTACATTCAATTAATACAGGGAGAAACCTTATTAATCAAAATAGAAATTGATTTACTCAAACCGAGTATATAAATAATTACGATGCCTCAAAACGAGAATTTAAAGAGAAATTCGATAATTTAAATCGTTCGCTAGTAGAAACCACAGATTTTAATATTCTTGATACAGAAATTCAACAATTCAAAACTTCAATTAGTTCTTTAATTGAGAACTCAAGAAAATGCGAAACCGAAAAACAAAAAGAAACAGCATATAATAATTATTTACTTGATTTTGAAAAATTATCAAGTCTAATAAACCGCAATAATCCTGGAAGTATTTTGAGTCAAACATTTAATGAAATCACTCAGCAACTTAACGATAATAAAATTGATTTGAATACTAGTTTAGAAGTAATTATTCAAACCGATTCAAAGATAAAAGAATTAATAAATAAATATGAATTAGTTATTGATGAATTAGTTAATAATTACAATGAAAAACAAAAAGTGTTTAACAACTATGTTAAAGAATTCTCTTTTGGTGTTCCTGAACAGAAAAAGACACAATTACCAAGTACGATAAGTAATGACGATTTAATTGAAGTAAATAATAATGATAGTTTCAAGGTTACAAACTTGATACTTACTCCTTACGATGAAAATGGAACTTTATTAATTAATTACTCTATCGAAAATAATGATTTTAACTCAATAAAATCGCAAACTATAAACGGTTTTATGAATATTGCTCAGTTTAATTATTTAAAAGAATTATCATTAAAAAAACAATCATTATTTAACGAAATTGAGAAAGTTAAAAACCTTATAGATTTGTTGAATGATTCAATTTATTCAAGAATAATTAACGATTTAAATTCGGTAAAAACTAAATATAGTAACGCGGATTCTGATAATTTATCATGATATGATGATGCTATTACAGCAACAAAAAAAGCAATTAAGCAGGCAGAGTTAAATAAAACTGATATTGAAACAAAAGTACTCAATAAAAATATTGCCGATGCAAATCAACTAACTAAAAAAATAAATGGGTATTTAAATTTTGTTAATCGGTATGCTTTTGACGAATTTATCTCAAATGTCAGTTTTTTCGTTAAAGAAATGAATGAGTACAAATCAATTTTAAGTAAAATTAATCTTGATTCGAAACCAATAAATGAGATAGAAAAAAAATCGCAAAGTTCTTTCGAAAACATAACCCAAGCCGGTGAAAAATTTATATCAACTAAGTTTAACAATTTATTATCTAAAGTGAAATTTGATGTTTCTAAAGATTTAGCTCTAAAAGATATAAAAGATAAAGATATTAATATATCAAGCCCCGATGAATTAAATGTTTCAATTCAGTCAATTAACAAAAATTATGAAGATAGAAGTCTTAATATTAACTTCGCCGCTTCGTATAAATATTCAATATTACAAAAAAATTATTTAATTACTGATATAAGACTAATCACTCCTGCCGAAGAATTCATTAATAACATTGAAACTCATTTACCAAACATTGACATTGATTCAGTAGATAAAGTCAAAAATGATTATCAAGATATTGTAAATAGAATTAATGACGTAGATAAATTAATCCGCGGTGTAGAAACTAAAATTCCAAGT
This genomic interval from Mycoplasma miroungigenitalium contains the following:
- a CDS encoding pseudouridine synthase, with product MNGQIINKIVNIDPFKDNVKVCDSKIKYEKHHYYMFNKPSGYLCANSDFRSKTIFDLIDLKPTQYFSVGRLDKDTEGLLILTDDGKWANWVLKPQNHIPKTYFLEIDKEFDENILNHSGPIKIDGYEVTKYDFKFLNNKQCELTIYEGKYHQVKQMLNYFGFNVVYLKRIKFGDLELSKNLKSGSLIEINTDQKTLLKII